One segment of Pyricularia oryzae 70-15 chromosome 3, whole genome shotgun sequence DNA contains the following:
- a CDS encoding CobW domain-containing protein: MGDSGQLHQDQVDQPSTAPIPITIVTGFLGSGKTTLILNLVPQLRKTNPEYKLALLKNEFGDLAVDSQLASSGAVAGVQELLNGCICCNMVGQLSDALSELRASVRPHRIVIETSGSAFPATLALEVNRLARETRGAYVLDGVVSVVDVENWKGYEDTSYTAKIQARYTDLVVFNKSELCSERRFDECLDRLGDLDVDVAWVKSDKGWVSMDLVFGVDGGLAQSLTEDMARSHGHGHDHGGDGHEHDHQSEVEVLSIALKSAGSSPSVNPESLQKLLTAAPKDEVYRIKAVMSASSASPVWRGSDADAAPEAPSGTADKPQRYILNWAFGRWTFTPVTEGTSEHESSSGVALRMTMILARYESTKWKKKLEAGGFIELEGEDNGELTITKIA, encoded by the coding sequence aTGGGAGACTCGGGGCAACTACACCAAGATCAGGTGGACCAGCCTTCAACTGCTCCGATCCCCATCACGATCGTGACAGGGTTCCTCGGGTCGGGCAAAACGACCCTGATCCTGAACCTCGTCCCGCAGCTTCGCAAGACCAACCCGGAGTACAAGCTCGCCCTTCTCAAGAACGAGTTTGGCGACCTGGCCGTGGACTCGCAGCTGGCGTCGTCGGGCGCCGTGGCCGGCGTCCAGGAGCTGCTCAACGGCTGCATCTGCTGCAACATGGTCGGCCAGCTGAGCGACGCCCTGTCTGAGCTGCGCGCCTCGGTCCGCCCGCACCGCATCGTCATCGAGACGTCCGGCTCCGCCTTTCCCGCCACCCTGGCCCTCGAGGTGAACCGCCTGGCCCGCGAGACGCGCGGCGCCTACGTGCTTGACGGCGTCGTCAGCGTCGTCGACGTTGAGAACTGGAAGGGGTACGAGGACACGAGCTATACGGCCAAGATCCAGGCTCGCTACACggacctcgtcgtcttcaACAAGTCAGAGCTCTGCAGCGAGCGTCGCTTCGACGAGTGTCTGGACCGCCTTGGTGATCTCGATGTCGACGTCGCATGGGTCAAGAGCGACAAGGGGTGGGTTTCCATGGACTTGGTATTTGGTGTCGACGGCGGGCTGGCGCAGAGCTTGACCGAGGATATGGCCCGGAGTCATGGGCACGGGCACGATCATGGTGGGGATGGCCACGAGCATGATCATCAGTCCGAGGTTGAGGTCCTTAGTATTGCGCTCAAGAGCGCAGGATCCAGTCCATCCGTAAACCCCGAGAGTCTGCAGAAACTGCTCACGGCTGCACCAAAGGATGAAGTCTACCGCATCAAGGCTGTGATGTCGGCCTCGTCTGCGTCTCCTGTGTGGCGCGGCTCTGATGCGGATGCGGCCCCGGAAGCCCCGAGTGGGACGGCGGACAAGCCACAGAGGTACATCCTCAACTGGGCTTTTGGCAGGTGGACATTTACTCCCGTAACGGAGGGCACATCCGAGCACGAGTCCAGCAGCGGCGTTGCGCTGCGTATGACCATGATTCTAGCCCGTTATGAGAGCACCAAGTGGAAGAAGAAGCTCGAGGCGGGAGGATTTATAGAACTAGAGGGAGAAGATAATGGGGAGCTCACAATCACAAAGATCGCATAG